DNA sequence from the Brachybacterium sp. P6-10-X1 genome:
GGTACGGCGCGATGACCGAGCCGGAGATCCGCAGATCCAGCACGAGGAAGGGGCGCTGCTCGGGCGGCTCGGCGGCCCAGGTCGCCACCCGCTCCAGGTCGGCCAGGGTGCGCACGACGACCCCCTCGGCTCCGACCGCGGCCCCGAGGGCGGCGAAGTCGATCTCGGGGATCAGCATGGGCTCGCGCACGAGGCCCTTCAGCCCGTAGAGGTTCACCTCGGCGCCGTAGGCGGCGTCGTTCCACACCACCGCCATGCCCCGGCCTCCGGCGCTGCGGACGGCCGACTCGAGGTCGGCCAGAGCCATGGCCCCTCCCCCGTCGCCGGTCGTCAGCACCACCGTGGAGTCGGGGTTGGCGCGGGCGGCGCCGGGCACGCTGGGCCAGCCCAGGCCGATCGACTGGAAGGCGGTGCCCACCATCGCCATCCGGTGGGGCTCGGCGATGGGCCAGTACATGTTGGCCCAGGCGATGAAGTGGCCGCCGTCCGAGACGACCACGCGATCCTCGGGCAGCAGCTCGGCCAGTCGGGCGGCGGCGGCTCGCGGGTCCAGGCGGCCGTCGTCGGCGAGCTCGGGGCCGACGGCGTGGCTGCGCAGCCGAGGTGCGTCCACAGTCTCCCGCCACGGCCGCGCCGGGCGCTCCACGGAGTCCAGGGCGCGGGTGATCGCCTCGGTGCTCAGGCGGGCGTCGGCGCGCACGAATCCGCCCACCCGGGCGTGGGTCGCGGCCGGAGCGGTATCGATCTGCCATACGGCGGTGTCCGGGTGGAACAGCTCGCCGAAGCGCATGGTGAACTGATTGAGGTCGGCGCCGACCACCACGGCCACATCGGCCTCGCGCACGCGCTCCATGGCGCCGGGGGCGCCGAAGCCGCCGGCGACGCCGAGGTCATAGCGGTCCTCGGGGAAGATGCCGCGCCCCAGCGCACTGGTGGCGGTCAGGGCGCCGGTCGCCGCGGCGAGCTCACCGAGGGCCGGACCGGCTCCCGACAGCCAGGCGCCGCGCCCTGCCAGCAGCAGCGGGCGCTCGGCCGCCGAGAGATCCGCGGCCAGGCGTGCGAGCGCCGCCCGGGTGAAGTCGGCAGCGGGGGCGAGCGGCTCGGGCTCCCCGGGACCCGGGACCTCCGGCACGGGCCCGATGTCCAGCTGGGCGACGTCATACGGGATCGCGAGCACCACGGGCACACGATAGGACAGGGCGTGCTCGATCGCGGTCACGGTCGCCGCCGCGGCGTCGATCCGCCCGACGGTGTAGGTG
Encoded proteins:
- a CDS encoding thiamine pyrophosphate-binding protein; its protein translation is MAIVSTHVARTLAQHVHHVFGLMGNGNAYFLDALLRGTDATYTAVRHEAGAVVAADAHFRTSGRLAAATTTYGAGFTNTLTALAEAAQARIPLVLVVGDEPTSGPRPWDVDQIALSSAVGVRTYTVGRIDAAAATVTAIEHALSYRVPVVLAIPYDVAQLDIGPVPEVPGPGEPEPLAPAADFTRAALARLAADLSAAERPLLLAGRGAWLSGAGPALGELAAATGALTATSALGRGIFPEDRYDLGVAGGFGAPGAMERVREADVAVVVGADLNQFTMRFGELFHPDTAVWQIDTAPAATHARVGGFVRADARLSTEAITRALDSVERPARPWRETVDAPRLRSHAVGPELADDGRLDPRAAAARLAELLPEDRVVVSDGGHFIAWANMYWPIAEPHRMAMVGTAFQSIGLGWPSVPGAARANPDSTVVLTTGDGGGAMALADLESAVRSAGGRGMAVVWNDAAYGAEVNLYGLKGLVREPMLIPEIDFAALGAAVGAEGVVVRTLADLERVATWAAEPPEQRPFLVLDLRISGSVIAPYQEEVIRVNS